One window from the genome of Rhodopirellula halodulae encodes:
- a CDS encoding PDZ domain-containing protein has translation MFISVKSITVAGLIALGVSIGRADEPRSESQAATADPTVQSEAPSHSQWKVQFTRVPPLLAMHLPMLAGDRGLVVKEAADENADNSLLQEGDVLLAVDGRPVVAGQGVPPMAQANIVVLRRGQTVTLPVHSLDRQMRQSHGPQPGFAPYPWLQPRFAAPSVTASAYAGGNESVSVSQNGDQILIEMDLPQLHNGPLRYRGTREQIEEEVRNSNLAPAVRRRVMEAIGQ, from the coding sequence ATGTTCATCTCAGTCAAAAGCATCACCGTTGCCGGCTTAATCGCTCTCGGAGTCTCTATCGGGCGAGCCGACGAACCCAGATCCGAGAGCCAAGCAGCGACGGCAGATCCCACGGTTCAGTCAGAAGCCCCTTCTCACTCACAATGGAAAGTTCAGTTCACTCGTGTGCCTCCGTTGCTGGCGATGCACCTACCGATGCTGGCTGGCGACCGCGGTTTGGTCGTGAAGGAAGCGGCAGACGAAAATGCCGACAACAGCCTGTTGCAGGAGGGAGACGTGTTGTTGGCGGTGGACGGTCGACCCGTCGTCGCTGGGCAAGGTGTTCCGCCCATGGCCCAAGCGAACATCGTAGTGCTACGTCGTGGTCAAACGGTCACGTTGCCTGTTCATTCCTTGGATAGGCAGATGCGTCAAAGTCACGGCCCGCAACCCGGCTTCGCTCCGTATCCATGGTTGCAGCCTCGTTTCGCGGCTCCGAGTGTCACCGCGTCTGCCTATGCGGGTGGCAACGAGAGTGTTTCGGTCAGTCAGAACGGTGATCAGATTCTGATTGAGATGGATCTGCCACAACTGCACAACGGACCACTTCGCTACCGAGGAACACGCGAGCAAATTGAAGAGGAGGTTCGCAACAGCAACCTTGCTCCCGCGGTCCGACGCCGTGTGATGGAAGCGATCGGTCAGTGA
- a CDS encoding ECF-type sigma factor: MQSSTPTFIEINCVNQPETEVSMLLQQVKGGDEAAREKLFVTLQSELRDMAGALMRGERPDHTLQATALVNEACIRLLDTEALKNVSDRRYMFGMANRAMRQILIDHARRRRTNKRGGEYQRASLDVVLDNFEASNRCQYEDLESALDALEQDSPRQREVVELRFFSGLTNEEVAKVLEISVATVERDWRMARAKLFNQLRGESND; the protein is encoded by the coding sequence ATGCAGTCATCTACACCAACTTTCATCGAGATCAATTGCGTGAACCAGCCTGAAACCGAAGTCTCGATGTTGTTGCAGCAGGTCAAAGGCGGTGACGAGGCGGCCCGTGAAAAATTGTTTGTGACGTTGCAGTCGGAACTGCGTGACATGGCGGGGGCCTTGATGCGAGGCGAACGTCCCGATCACACGCTGCAGGCGACCGCACTGGTCAATGAAGCTTGTATTCGATTGCTGGACACGGAAGCACTGAAGAATGTTTCTGACCGGCGATACATGTTCGGCATGGCCAATCGGGCCATGCGACAGATCTTGATCGATCACGCTCGTCGCCGTCGAACCAACAAACGCGGTGGCGAATATCAGCGAGCATCCTTGGATGTCGTGCTGGACAACTTCGAGGCCAGCAATCGTTGTCAATACGAGGATCTCGAGTCGGCGTTGGATGCTTTGGAACAGGACTCACCACGCCAACGCGAAGTGGTCGAACTGCGTTTCTTTTCTGGGCTGACCAACGAAGAAGTCGCGAAGGTGTTGGAGATCAGCGTCGCAACCGTCGAACGTGATTGGCGAATGGCTCGGGCGAAGCTCTTCAATCAGCTTCGAGGCGAGTCTAACGATTGA
- a CDS encoding alpha/beta hydrolase codes for MNTHAMHSQRSSIQRWTLIGCAAFFSLAFLAPNAFAQRDKRKDDPALKPRPVKLKSKDNVELNAFYFPSKEGKNAIPVLVVHEWKGQASPYKKFCVSLNGAGFAVLFLEYRGHGNSKQYTTPSGEKEDFNVSRMGKRDIQSIIQYDMEEAKQFLKQENNEGRLNLNALTVVGIQQGAIMASHWAVRDWGFPSVGRMKQGQDVKALVYISPLKNFHGLTIDSTMRDRNVGMLPTMIVAGSESPESDEARRLEGRLSALRKRARVDGPELKMANTSLSGPALIYEVPSVTSDIAKFIKDNVPVSESENEWIER; via the coding sequence ATGAACACTCACGCAATGCACTCTCAACGCTCGTCCATTCAACGCTGGACTTTGATCGGATGCGCAGCATTCTTCTCGCTGGCATTCCTCGCCCCAAACGCTTTCGCGCAACGTGACAAAAGGAAAGACGATCCGGCATTGAAACCGCGTCCTGTGAAGCTAAAGAGCAAGGACAACGTGGAGCTGAATGCGTTTTACTTTCCATCCAAGGAAGGCAAGAACGCGATTCCTGTCTTGGTCGTTCACGAGTGGAAAGGGCAAGCATCTCCTTACAAGAAATTCTGCGTTTCGCTGAATGGTGCCGGCTTCGCAGTTTTGTTCCTGGAGTACCGCGGCCACGGCAACAGCAAGCAATACACAACGCCGTCCGGCGAAAAAGAAGACTTCAATGTCAGCCGCATGGGCAAACGAGACATCCAGTCGATCATTCAGTACGACATGGAAGAAGCCAAACAGTTTCTGAAACAAGAGAACAATGAAGGTCGCCTAAATCTGAACGCGCTCACCGTCGTCGGCATTCAGCAAGGTGCCATCATGGCTTCCCACTGGGCCGTTCGCGATTGGGGATTCCCGAGCGTTGGCCGAATGAAGCAAGGGCAAGACGTCAAAGCGTTGGTGTATATCTCGCCGCTAAAAAACTTTCACGGTTTGACCATCGATTCAACCATGCGTGATCGCAACGTTGGCATGTTGCCGACGATGATCGTCGCGGGCAGCGAGAGCCCCGAAAGCGACGAGGCGAGACGTCTCGAGGGTCGCCTCTCGGCGCTGCGCAAACGAGCACGCGTGGATGGCCCCGAATTGAAGATGGCCAACACCAGCCTCAGCGGCCCGGCATTGATTTACGAAGTCCCCTCCGTCACGTCGGACATCGCCAAGTTCATCAAGGACAACGTGCCGGTCAGTGAAAGCGAAAACGAATGGATCGAACGCTGA
- a CDS encoding site-2 protease family protein — protein MSLPVDWFLLPSLLAATEDAGGIMSFLQSTWVWIQVALGIGLVIFVHELGHFLAAKTFGVKCEKFYVGFDVPISIGPIKFPRTLGKFTYGETEYGIGILPLGGYVKMLGQDDDPRKAEEEAKRIRQSGGAADEAEKLDPRSYPAKPVWQRMIIISAGVVMNVITGVLFAAFAFFNGVGYTPAIVGGVTPGGPAWQAGIQPGGRVVSVSSLEDDNQLHFSEMQMKIMEAGLESSETAVPVRLQYADDTRNYDLVPAASPIEPDRKMIGIQSATGDTLLKELPAMPNSVAADVVTDADAGAQVIGFNGQSLDSDSIMPITPLLTFIHTSPSKPLDLKLKRNDGSTASLSVPPQKEKDFGLQFGVGPIQALISDGPAEKAGMKVGDQIVAINDNRDLDAYQLVLSDVQYDEPVKITVSRGEGDSAEEVELSIQPQQVQQTVTPVSAFGEMMAVDSLGFAYAPSVKIAEVVGQSTDGEETEQPNKNTKQLFAGDEIREIRVKFKSSKDREAIENELSDVAMEALTTGWDIGPNKPLSNLVDTVQLLPVGTEIMVTAVRPPNGTVVEQTLTVRESDRYWYDRGLNFAPVESIQKADSLAMALSLGVREGKRRMADVGRFLGMLVRGKVKAKFVGGPIRIAQMASHQAEKGLSAQLMFLTMLSMNLAILNFLPIPALDGGHMVFLTAELIRGKRVDEAMEMRLTFVGVLALLALMIFVFTNDILNLL, from the coding sequence ATGTCGTTGCCTGTTGATTGGTTCCTTCTGCCATCCCTTTTGGCGGCCACCGAAGACGCTGGCGGCATCATGTCTTTCCTGCAATCGACCTGGGTCTGGATCCAAGTGGCCCTGGGCATCGGCTTGGTGATTTTTGTCCACGAACTCGGGCACTTTCTGGCGGCGAAGACCTTTGGCGTGAAGTGCGAGAAGTTTTATGTGGGCTTCGACGTGCCGATCAGCATTGGCCCGATCAAATTCCCTCGCACGCTGGGCAAGTTCACCTACGGCGAAACCGAATACGGCATCGGCATTTTGCCTCTTGGTGGCTATGTGAAGATGCTGGGCCAAGACGACGATCCGCGAAAAGCGGAAGAAGAAGCCAAACGCATCCGCCAATCCGGTGGCGCGGCCGACGAAGCAGAAAAACTCGATCCACGAAGCTACCCTGCCAAACCGGTTTGGCAGCGAATGATCATCATCAGCGCCGGTGTCGTGATGAACGTCATCACCGGAGTCCTCTTTGCCGCCTTCGCGTTCTTCAACGGAGTCGGCTACACACCCGCGATCGTTGGCGGAGTAACGCCCGGCGGTCCAGCATGGCAGGCCGGCATCCAGCCCGGCGGTCGCGTCGTGTCGGTCAGCTCGCTCGAGGATGACAATCAACTGCACTTCAGCGAAATGCAGATGAAAATCATGGAAGCCGGGTTGGAGTCATCGGAAACCGCGGTCCCCGTGCGTCTTCAATACGCTGATGACACGCGCAACTACGACCTCGTACCGGCCGCCAGCCCCATCGAACCCGATCGCAAGATGATCGGCATCCAAAGCGCCACCGGTGATACGTTGCTCAAAGAATTGCCGGCGATGCCCAACAGCGTTGCGGCGGATGTGGTGACGGATGCGGACGCTGGTGCCCAAGTCATCGGATTCAACGGTCAGTCATTGGACTCGGATTCGATCATGCCGATCACTCCATTGCTCACCTTCATTCACACCTCACCATCAAAGCCACTGGACCTAAAGCTCAAACGAAACGACGGAAGCACCGCGTCACTTTCGGTCCCACCGCAGAAAGAAAAGGACTTCGGACTGCAATTCGGCGTCGGTCCAATCCAAGCCTTAATTAGCGACGGTCCTGCGGAAAAGGCAGGAATGAAAGTCGGCGATCAAATCGTTGCGATCAATGACAATCGCGATTTGGACGCTTACCAATTGGTTCTCTCAGACGTCCAATACGACGAGCCTGTCAAAATCACCGTCTCCCGCGGCGAAGGCGATTCGGCGGAGGAAGTCGAGCTGTCGATCCAACCACAGCAGGTTCAACAGACCGTCACACCCGTGTCCGCCTTTGGCGAGATGATGGCCGTCGACTCGTTGGGTTTCGCCTACGCACCCTCCGTCAAAATCGCCGAAGTGGTCGGGCAATCGACCGATGGCGAAGAAACCGAGCAACCAAACAAGAACACCAAGCAACTTTTCGCCGGTGACGAGATCCGCGAAATTCGCGTGAAGTTCAAAAGCTCCAAAGACCGCGAAGCCATCGAGAACGAACTGTCCGATGTCGCCATGGAAGCTTTGACCACCGGCTGGGACATTGGCCCCAACAAACCGCTCAGCAACCTCGTCGACACGGTTCAACTGCTGCCGGTGGGTACCGAGATCATGGTCACCGCCGTCCGGCCGCCCAACGGAACCGTGGTGGAACAAACGCTGACCGTCCGTGAATCGGATCGTTACTGGTATGACCGCGGCCTGAACTTTGCCCCCGTCGAGTCCATTCAAAAGGCGGACTCGTTGGCGATGGCGTTGTCGCTTGGTGTTCGCGAAGGCAAACGTCGCATGGCTGACGTGGGACGCTTTCTCGGCATGTTGGTTCGCGGGAAAGTCAAAGCCAAGTTTGTTGGCGGGCCGATCCGCATCGCACAAATGGCCAGCCACCAAGCTGAAAAAGGTCTGTCGGCTCAACTGATGTTCTTGACCATGTTGAGCATGAACCTCGCGATCCTAAACTTTTTGCCCATTCCAGCACTCGATGGCGGCCACATGGTCTTCTTGACCGCCGAACTCATTCGCGGCAAACGGGTCGACGAAGCGATGGAAATGCGTTTGACCTTCGTCGGCGTGCTCGCACTTTTGGCGTTGATGATCTTCGTGTTCACCAACGACATTCTGAATCTGCTTTGA
- the dxr gene encoding 1-deoxy-D-xylulose-5-phosphate reductoisomerase, with translation MTSPHPTARPMDSNSTGETSPAEKPGEVRDPRKDDSRKSSVQANSSSSGISSPRPVQRVAVLGATGSIGVATLDVIQNLHRCDPVHDWQVASLSGHSQIDSLVSLAADCHVAPERIVVSDPEKQAEAARALNSAKIRTNSEDSPNRSGLDCGLDVGSEALVRAATEKDVDVVVAAIVGRAGLESTLAAVHAGKRVALANKETLVVAGPVVTQAVQNNGAELLPVDSEHSAIFQCLAESRARKSQTPAGSDAPTDLAAKPAPTTNWPGVRRLILTASGGPFRDWTTAQMRDATVEQALAHPTWKMGAKITIDSASMMNKALEVIEAKWLFDVPADKIEVVVHPQSLIHSFVEFEDGSLIAQISPPDMRMPIQYALTYPRRLPCPSPSLDRTSPWDMTLCPADPERFPALALGFEVARVGGTAGAVVNAANETAVDLFLQRQIRFTDIPELCRRTLQDHHHESSPTLDQLLKLDVWARSHAEKLAGSK, from the coding sequence GTGACATCCCCGCACCCCACCGCTCGCCCCATGGATTCGAATTCGACTGGCGAAACGTCTCCAGCCGAAAAGCCCGGCGAGGTTCGCGATCCCCGCAAAGACGATTCACGGAAATCCAGCGTCCAAGCGAACAGCTCTTCCTCCGGCATCTCCAGTCCTCGGCCTGTCCAACGCGTCGCGGTTTTGGGAGCGACGGGCAGCATCGGCGTGGCGACGTTGGACGTCATCCAAAATCTGCATCGGTGTGACCCGGTCCACGATTGGCAAGTCGCCAGCCTGTCGGGTCACTCGCAAATCGATTCCTTGGTCAGTTTGGCAGCGGATTGTCACGTCGCACCGGAACGGATTGTCGTTTCCGATCCTGAAAAACAGGCGGAGGCCGCCAGGGCACTGAATTCCGCCAAAATCAGAACCAACAGCGAAGACTCACCGAACCGATCCGGTCTCGACTGCGGGTTGGACGTGGGCTCCGAGGCGTTGGTTCGAGCCGCCACGGAAAAAGACGTCGATGTGGTGGTTGCCGCCATCGTCGGCCGAGCCGGACTGGAATCCACTTTGGCCGCCGTCCATGCGGGCAAACGAGTCGCCTTGGCCAACAAAGAAACATTGGTGGTGGCCGGACCGGTCGTCACGCAAGCGGTCCAGAACAACGGAGCGGAGTTGCTTCCGGTCGACAGCGAACACTCCGCCATTTTTCAATGTTTGGCCGAATCCCGCGCCCGCAAATCGCAAACGCCCGCCGGCTCCGACGCCCCAACGGATCTCGCCGCAAAGCCAGCCCCGACAACCAATTGGCCCGGCGTTCGTCGGTTGATCCTGACGGCCAGCGGTGGCCCTTTTCGCGACTGGACCACGGCACAAATGCGTGACGCCACGGTCGAACAAGCCCTCGCCCACCCGACATGGAAAATGGGGGCCAAGATCACGATTGATTCGGCCTCCATGATGAACAAGGCATTGGAAGTCATCGAGGCGAAATGGTTGTTCGACGTGCCGGCCGACAAAATCGAGGTCGTCGTGCACCCTCAATCCCTGATTCACTCGTTTGTTGAATTTGAAGACGGCAGTCTGATCGCCCAAATCAGCCCGCCTGACATGCGAATGCCCATTCAGTACGCGTTGACCTACCCGCGTCGTTTGCCGTGCCCGTCGCCGTCCTTGGACCGCACTTCGCCGTGGGACATGACGCTTTGCCCCGCCGATCCCGAACGTTTTCCCGCGTTGGCCCTCGGTTTCGAAGTGGCTCGCGTCGGCGGAACCGCCGGTGCGGTGGTCAATGCCGCCAACGAGACCGCAGTCGATCTGTTCCTACAGCGTCAAATTCGCTTTACTGACATCCCCGAACTGTGCCGCAGGACGTTGCAGGACCATCATCACGAATCCTCACCAACGCTAGATCAACTGCTAAAATTGGATGTTTGGGCTCGATCGCACGCTGAAAAGCTGGCTGGGTCCAAATAG
- the ftsH gene encoding ATP-dependent zinc metalloprotease FtsH, with the protein MSNEPKSKRGGSSENRSGGNVWLVLLAVTAAVVLSAFLFSDNRRRLAYPHLKELLAKEAEFRTDSNVTDADASGETNVSDETIVSRETSDAIETSSDESANSTEDDATIPAVVVESSTKENVFHEFSRLSNVLVADDRITGKVFFRAFTPNHPSENAAAEEVNFVTIRGYPNDVIAAELQGLLEASGVDWDNDRPSRFLENHWPELLMIGVLVALGIVMLKRMGGVGSPMSFSRSRGKLYSEDDLPTTFEDVAGIEEAVDEVREVVDFLKNSDKYHNLGGRIPKGVLLVGPPGTGKTLLAKAIAGEAGVPFFSLSGSDFVEMFVGVGAARVRDMFQQAVNRAPCIIFIDELDALGKSRSGSVVGGHDEREQTLNALLVEMDGFDSNSGVIVVAATNRPETLDPALLRPGRFDRHVLVDRPDVAGREEILGVHVKNVKLDESVELKGIASITSGFVGADLANLVNEAALLAARNGKPAVAMEEFNEAVERVTAGLEKKKRVMNEDEKIRVAYHESGHALVAAALPNTDPVHKVSIIPRGLAALGYMMQRPETERFLMTKSELESQMKVMLAGTLAEEMIFQDISTGAQNDLERCTETARSMVMDYGMSRLGRINLRRNTRSPFLAGSGGGEYQVMHSDEMAKMIDKEVSRIVDDMLAQTREILEQRRDVLEAVTQRLLEVEAIDSDELLRLIEEHSRGPWLVPGTVTEKPKAKIVHREEAPLSDRGSANRS; encoded by the coding sequence ATGAGCAACGAACCAAAGTCGAAACGCGGGGGATCTTCCGAGAATCGCAGCGGAGGCAATGTCTGGCTGGTTTTGTTGGCCGTGACCGCCGCCGTGGTCCTGAGCGCGTTTTTGTTCAGCGACAATCGTCGGCGTTTGGCCTACCCCCATTTGAAGGAACTGCTGGCGAAAGAAGCCGAATTCCGCACCGACAGCAACGTAACCGATGCCGATGCGTCTGGTGAAACCAACGTCTCCGACGAAACCATTGTCTCCCGTGAAACATCAGACGCCATCGAAACGAGTTCGGATGAGTCCGCCAACTCGACTGAAGACGACGCCACGATTCCCGCTGTCGTGGTTGAAAGCAGCACAAAAGAGAACGTGTTCCACGAATTCAGTCGTTTGAGCAACGTGTTGGTGGCCGATGACCGGATCACCGGGAAGGTCTTTTTCCGTGCGTTCACCCCGAACCATCCAAGCGAAAACGCCGCGGCAGAAGAAGTCAATTTCGTCACCATTCGTGGCTATCCCAATGACGTGATTGCGGCCGAGCTGCAGGGACTGCTGGAAGCTTCCGGGGTCGATTGGGACAATGACCGGCCGAGCCGCTTTCTGGAAAATCATTGGCCCGAGCTGTTGATGATCGGTGTGCTGGTCGCACTGGGGATCGTGATGTTGAAACGCATGGGCGGTGTTGGATCGCCGATGTCTTTCTCGCGAAGCCGTGGCAAGCTGTACAGCGAAGATGATCTGCCCACCACGTTTGAGGACGTGGCCGGGATTGAAGAAGCGGTCGATGAAGTCCGTGAAGTGGTCGATTTCCTGAAGAACAGCGACAAGTATCACAATCTGGGCGGACGCATTCCCAAAGGTGTCCTGCTCGTTGGCCCTCCGGGAACGGGAAAGACATTGTTGGCCAAAGCCATTGCGGGCGAAGCCGGGGTGCCGTTCTTCAGCCTGTCCGGCAGTGACTTCGTCGAGATGTTCGTCGGTGTCGGAGCGGCTCGCGTGCGAGACATGTTCCAACAAGCCGTCAATCGAGCTCCCTGCATCATCTTTATCGACGAGTTGGACGCTCTCGGGAAAAGCCGCAGCGGCAGTGTTGTCGGGGGTCACGATGAACGCGAACAAACCTTGAACGCGTTGTTGGTGGAGATGGATGGATTTGATTCCAACTCTGGCGTGATTGTGGTGGCGGCGACCAACCGGCCGGAAACGCTGGACCCCGCCTTGCTGCGACCTGGGCGTTTTGATCGACATGTCTTGGTCGACCGACCCGACGTCGCGGGACGCGAAGAGATTCTCGGTGTGCACGTCAAAAACGTGAAGCTCGATGAGTCAGTGGAACTCAAAGGCATCGCGTCGATCACCAGCGGATTTGTCGGTGCGGATCTGGCGAATCTCGTCAACGAAGCGGCCTTGCTGGCGGCTCGGAATGGCAAACCGGCCGTGGCCATGGAAGAATTCAACGAAGCCGTTGAACGCGTCACGGCTGGGTTGGAAAAGAAGAAACGCGTGATGAACGAAGACGAAAAGATTCGTGTCGCCTACCACGAGTCAGGGCATGCCTTGGTGGCCGCCGCGTTGCCTAACACGGATCCGGTTCACAAAGTCAGCATCATTCCGCGAGGATTGGCTGCCTTGGGCTACATGATGCAGCGTCCCGAAACCGAACGCTTTTTGATGACGAAGAGCGAGCTGGAAAGCCAAATGAAAGTCATGTTGGCTGGGACGTTGGCGGAAGAGATGATTTTTCAAGACATCAGCACCGGAGCCCAGAACGACCTGGAACGTTGCACCGAAACCGCTCGCAGCATGGTCATGGATTATGGCATGAGTCGTCTGGGACGAATCAATCTGCGTCGCAACACGCGTAGCCCGTTCTTGGCAGGTTCCGGCGGTGGCGAATATCAGGTCATGCACAGCGACGAAATGGCCAAGATGATCGACAAAGAAGTCTCGCGAATTGTCGACGACATGCTGGCTCAAACACGCGAAATTTTGGAGCAGCGGCGGGATGTGCTGGAAGCCGTGACGCAGCGATTGTTGGAGGTTGAAGCGATCGACAGCGACGAACTGTTGCGGTTGATTGAAGAGCACAGTCGAGGTCCATGGCTCGTTCCTGGCACGGTCACCGAGAAGCCCAAAGCGAAGATCGTTCACCGCGAAGAAGCTCCCCTTTCGGATCGCGGCTCCGCCAACCGAAGCTGA
- the trpA gene encoding tryptophan synthase subunit alpha, with protein sequence MTPLKNLFDSLRGQNRKALMPFLTTGDPNVETTEAVIAAARRNGADLCEVGVPYSDPIADGPVIQASYQRALDAGFKLQDLWNLGGRLSKNSDTQPMPRVTMVSYSIIYRIGMQNYIEKAMQAGYCGAIVPDLLVEEADELSGHCQKAGFDLIQLVTPTTTRDRQCRIAELSSGFLYYVSVTGITGERTTLPTNLVDNVGWLREQTDLPICIGFGISGPETAAKLAPVSDGLIVGSAIVRRVASAVQQAEADGKDPVQAAADEAGTFCQTLREAIDAA encoded by the coding sequence ATGACGCCGCTGAAAAACCTGTTTGATTCTCTGCGTGGCCAAAATCGCAAAGCTCTGATGCCGTTTTTGACCACGGGTGATCCGAACGTCGAAACGACGGAAGCGGTCATCGCGGCGGCTCGACGAAACGGAGCGGATCTGTGCGAAGTCGGTGTGCCCTACAGCGATCCAATCGCGGACGGTCCGGTCATCCAAGCTTCCTACCAACGGGCGTTGGACGCTGGTTTCAAACTGCAAGACCTGTGGAACTTGGGCGGCCGGCTGAGCAAGAATTCCGACACGCAACCCATGCCTCGTGTCACGATGGTCAGCTACTCGATCATCTATCGCATTGGGATGCAAAACTACATCGAAAAAGCGATGCAAGCCGGATACTGCGGTGCCATTGTTCCCGACCTGTTGGTCGAAGAAGCCGACGAGCTCAGCGGCCATTGTCAGAAAGCCGGATTCGACCTAATCCAGCTCGTAACCCCAACCACCACGCGAGATCGCCAATGTCGAATCGCTGAGCTTTCCAGTGGTTTCTTGTACTACGTTTCTGTCACGGGAATCACTGGCGAGCGAACAACGCTGCCCACGAACTTGGTCGACAATGTCGGTTGGTTGCGAGAGCAAACGGATTTGCCGATCTGCATCGGCTTTGGAATCAGCGGTCCCGAAACGGCTGCCAAGCTAGCTCCCGTGTCCGATGGTTTGATCGTCGGATCCGCCATCGTTCGTCGAGTTGCCTCCGCGGTGCAACAGGCTGAAGCGGATGGAAAAGATCCCGTCCAAGCCGCCGCTGATGAAGCCGGAACATTCTGCCAGACGCTCCGGGAAGCGATCGACGCAGCCTGA
- a CDS encoding outer membrane protein assembly factor BamB family protein — MKRIFTASHTLFTTRELLFALMILTSGFGLVHSVDAEDWLQWRGPEANNHAPDGADAPVRWNIDRGENVVWKTAIPGRGHSTPIVVADAIFLTTAVKDDETQRLLKFDRSTGRLLDNWVIHQGTLPGRIHSNNSHASPSPASDGQNVYVSFHTDDAIVVTSVTTDGQQNWQQRVSAYRPSRFQFGYGASPILVDDLLIVAAEYDGSESCLAALDTRTGKTRWRVDRPSNLNFATPIATTIGGQPMVLISGADMINAYDPQTGRELWRVDTATAAICGTVVWDDRRVITSGGNPGSGTWCVLGDGSANDVQWENNVKCYEQSLLTIPNYVFGVADSGVAYCWRTMDGKRMWQSRLFGGGISSSPTLVNGRVYVGSEDGEIFVFKASPDRFDLLATNQTGNSFFATPVPIDDRLLLRTAVGTGGNRQEYLIAVGTR; from the coding sequence ATGAAACGGATTTTCACCGCATCCCACACGCTCTTTACAACTCGCGAACTGCTCTTCGCATTGATGATTCTCACAAGCGGGTTCGGCTTGGTGCATTCGGTCGACGCGGAGGATTGGCTGCAGTGGCGTGGCCCCGAAGCGAATAACCACGCACCCGATGGTGCCGATGCTCCCGTCCGTTGGAACATCGACCGCGGCGAGAACGTGGTTTGGAAGACCGCGATTCCCGGCCGAGGCCACTCAACACCCATCGTGGTCGCAGACGCGATTTTCCTGACGACCGCCGTGAAGGACGACGAGACACAACGACTCTTGAAATTTGATCGCAGCACCGGTCGTTTGCTAGACAACTGGGTCATTCATCAAGGAACCCTGCCCGGACGCATTCACTCGAACAACTCCCATGCTTCCCCCAGCCCTGCCTCGGACGGTCAGAACGTTTACGTTTCCTTCCACACGGACGATGCAATCGTCGTGACGTCTGTGACAACCGACGGACAACAGAATTGGCAACAACGTGTTTCGGCGTATCGTCCCTCACGGTTCCAATTCGGATATGGCGCCAGCCCGATCCTGGTGGATGACCTGCTGATCGTCGCCGCAGAATATGATGGATCGGAAAGCTGTTTGGCGGCGTTGGATACGCGCACCGGAAAGACACGGTGGCGCGTCGACCGGCCATCCAATTTGAACTTCGCGACGCCCATCGCCACGACGATCGGCGGCCAACCGATGGTGCTGATTTCCGGTGCGGACATGATCAACGCCTACGATCCACAAACTGGACGAGAGCTTTGGCGTGTCGACACCGCCACCGCGGCGATTTGCGGGACTGTCGTCTGGGACGATCGTCGCGTGATCACCAGTGGCGGCAATCCTGGATCCGGAACTTGGTGCGTGCTCGGCGACGGCAGCGCAAACGACGTTCAATGGGAAAACAACGTCAAGTGCTACGAGCAATCACTTCTCACGATTCCAAACTATGTTTTCGGAGTCGCAGACTCGGGTGTCGCGTATTGCTGGCGGACCATGGATGGGAAACGCATGTGGCAATCCAGGCTGTTCGGCGGAGGCATCAGCTCATCGCCGACGTTGGTCAATGGACGGGTTTATGTTGGATCGGAGGATGGAGAGATCTTTGTCTTCAAAGCCAGCCCCGACCGTTTCGATCTGTTGGCGACCAACCAAACCGGCAATTCCTTCTTTGCCACGCCAGTTCCCATTGATGATCGTCTGTTACTGCGAACGGCGGTCGGAACGGGCGGGAATCGCCAGGAGTACCTGATCGCGGTTGGAACTCGATGA